Proteins encoded by one window of Candidatus Aramenus sp. CH1:
- a CDS encoding DUF202 domain-containing protein, protein MPSPSDHLANERTFLAWVRTGIALIGFGFVIAKFALFLEILKGDKQFGGSSVTYGEVMILMGGAIIAYGIYTYLRNERDLERNQYYPRTVENVAFAGVILAIAIALALLII, encoded by the coding sequence ATGCCATCTCCTTCTGACCACTTGGCAAACGAGAGAACCTTCCTAGCTTGGGTTAGGACTGGGATAGCGCTCATAGGCTTCGGCTTCGTCATTGCTAAGTTCGCCCTCTTCTTGGAGATACTAAAGGGAGATAAACAGTTTGGCGGATCATCAGTGACCTACGGCGAGGTGATGATACTCATGGGAGGAGCGATCATAGCTTACGGTATATACACGTACTTAAGGAACGAGAGGGACCTAGAGAGGAACCAGTACTACCCCAGAACAGTGGAGAACGTGGCCTTCGCGGGAGTTATCCTGGCCATAGCCATAGCCTTAGCCCTGCTAATAATATAG
- a CDS encoding CoB--CoM heterodisulfide reductase iron-sulfur subunit B family protein, translated as MSTYGKVAFYPGCALDGLGKPYEVSLKLAAQDLGLEYEKIEDYNCCGALEVKNVNTMAGLLLPARNLSLARSMGANAIMSACPGCHYSLSRTQYFMTRYPKLSAKVNAYLEKMGEKPYDRQLLMIHAVEFFYNTVGLEGIKAKVKRPLTGLKVAPYYGCLYTRPKAYTLTGYMRMKDDPERPFFMDELLKALGAEVVPFEAKTMCCGGPHVYSDAETSLHLEARILKEARRNGAEILVTDCPLGHVAIESNMNKIASRYGEDLRMPLAYFTQLLAFAFGHSPDETLLTANLTNPMSVLKRYL; from the coding sequence ATGAGCACTTACGGTAAAGTAGCCTTCTACCCGGGATGTGCCCTAGACGGGCTTGGCAAGCCATACGAGGTATCTCTGAAGTTAGCGGCACAAGACCTAGGCCTAGAGTACGAGAAGATTGAGGACTACAACTGCTGTGGAGCGCTGGAGGTAAAGAACGTAAACACAATGGCAGGATTACTGTTGCCTGCTAGGAACTTGTCGCTGGCTAGGAGCATGGGAGCTAACGCCATAATGTCAGCCTGCCCAGGGTGCCACTACTCCCTCTCCAGGACGCAGTACTTCATGACGAGGTACCCCAAGCTATCCGCCAAGGTAAACGCCTACCTAGAGAAGATGGGAGAGAAGCCGTACGACAGGCAGCTCCTCATGATACACGCAGTGGAGTTCTTCTACAACACCGTTGGCCTAGAGGGGATAAAAGCCAAGGTAAAGAGACCTCTGACTGGGTTAAAGGTCGCCCCATACTACGGCTGTCTGTACACGAGGCCTAAGGCCTACACGCTCACAGGATATATGAGGATGAAGGACGACCCAGAGAGGCCCTTCTTCATGGACGAGCTACTGAAGGCACTTGGAGCTGAGGTAGTACCCTTCGAGGCAAAGACTATGTGCTGTGGAGGGCCACACGTCTATTCTGACGCAGAGACCTCGTTGCACTTGGAGGCCAGGATACTGAAGGAGGCAAGGAGGAACGGCGCAGAGATACTAGTGACGGATTGCCCATTGGGGCACGTAGCAATAGAGAGCAACATGAACAAGATAGCCTCCAGGTACGGAGAGGACTTGAGGATGCCCTTGGCTTACTTCACTCAGCTACTTGCCTTCGCCTTCGGCCACAGCCCCGACGAGACGCTACTGACAGCCAACTTAACGAATCCCATGTCCGTCCTAAAGAGGTACTTATAA
- a CDS encoding 4Fe-4S dicluster domain-containing protein — MPIPELEKPIIKGLIQKDKVVIDGLELDGTWNAFMIERTQTGYDPSVWDEIANTVEGNTISLCWQCGTCTSGCTMREYDPNYSPRRFIDLARKGDKQSLIELQDSLWRCVSCQKCTHRCPKGVLVEEVVHAIHNYMLKHGLVKKDPGTVFDEIFLEAVMKNGGRISELVLGGASAKAGFVTLSIRDLIAMSGPLLRSGLIKDLMKPSKVKNWDRIKNVLEEAMKEEVTPE; from the coding sequence TTGCCAATACCCGAACTTGAAAAACCCATAATTAAAGGTCTAATCCAAAAAGATAAAGTAGTAATAGACGGCCTAGAGCTAGACGGCACATGGAACGCCTTCATGATAGAGAGGACGCAGACCGGCTACGATCCCTCAGTGTGGGACGAAATAGCCAACACGGTAGAGGGCAACACCATCTCCCTGTGCTGGCAGTGCGGAACTTGTACCTCAGGTTGTACAATGAGGGAGTACGACCCCAACTACTCCCCGAGGCGTTTCATAGACTTGGCTAGGAAGGGAGACAAGCAGTCCTTGATAGAGCTCCAGGATAGTCTATGGAGGTGCGTCTCCTGCCAGAAGTGCACCCACAGGTGTCCAAAGGGAGTGCTAGTTGAAGAGGTGGTTCACGCCATCCACAATTACATGCTAAAGCATGGGCTAGTAAAGAAGGACCCCGGTACAGTGTTCGACGAGATATTCCTCGAGGCGGTCATGAAGAACGGAGGAAGGATCTCCGAGCTAGTACTCGGAGGCGCGTCAGCAAAGGCAGGGTTCGTGACTCTCAGCATAAGGGACTTGATAGCCATGTCGGGACCGCTGTTAAGGTCTGGGCTAATAAAGGACCTCATGAAGCCAAGTAAGGTAAAGAACTGGGACAGAATAAAGAATGTACTTGAGGAGGCAATGAAAGAGGAGGTGACCCCAGAATGA
- a CDS encoding CoB--CoM heterodisulfide reductase iron-sulfur subunit A family protein has protein sequence MSGEKVLVIGSGPAGLSATKELLNMGVDVVLVEKESYLGGTPKKLKYSLLFPELRPASEVIDPLIKTVEGKVKTYMESIVEGVKEEGKGFTVSIKDKSGKIQTEKVNAIIAASGFEHFDSRRKYEYGYGLIPNIYQISDIEKMLSENKLVTTKGTPPKRVAILLCVGSRDATVGNTYCSRVCCAVSIKQAMEIKERIPDAVVHIYYMDIRTYGLMEDKLYWKSQLEYRVGFIRGRISEFMRGPNDTVIIKGEDTMNLNRALVVPYDMVILANGMELGLGSKQVAKALGLEFEEHGFVRPLDPDRLPVQSTRKGIFLAGAITGPKTISDSITEGYAAAMKAYEYVTKGVWEESDFAKRKVEVAHH, from the coding sequence GTGTCAGGAGAAAAAGTCCTCGTAATAGGATCCGGTCCAGCAGGGCTATCCGCTACTAAGGAACTGCTAAACATGGGAGTAGACGTGGTGCTAGTGGAGAAGGAGTCGTACCTAGGAGGGACACCCAAGAAGCTCAAGTACAGCCTCCTCTTTCCCGAGTTGAGGCCAGCGTCAGAGGTCATTGACCCCCTAATAAAGACAGTAGAGGGAAAAGTAAAGACCTACATGGAGAGCATAGTAGAGGGCGTTAAGGAGGAGGGCAAGGGCTTTACAGTGTCCATCAAGGACAAGAGCGGTAAGATACAGACAGAGAAGGTAAACGCAATAATAGCTGCCTCGGGTTTCGAGCACTTCGACTCCAGGAGGAAGTACGAGTACGGTTACGGGCTCATCCCCAACATCTACCAGATCTCGGACATAGAGAAGATGCTTTCAGAGAATAAACTTGTAACTACCAAGGGTACCCCTCCAAAGAGGGTCGCAATCCTCCTATGTGTGGGGTCCAGGGACGCCACTGTCGGGAACACTTACTGCTCTAGGGTATGCTGTGCCGTATCCATCAAGCAGGCAATGGAGATAAAGGAGAGGATTCCAGATGCTGTGGTGCATATATACTACATGGACATAAGGACTTACGGTCTAATGGAGGACAAGCTGTACTGGAAGTCCCAGCTCGAGTACAGGGTAGGGTTCATAAGGGGAAGGATATCCGAGTTCATGAGGGGTCCAAACGACACAGTCATCATAAAGGGAGAGGACACGATGAACTTGAACAGAGCGTTAGTTGTTCCATATGACATGGTCATCTTGGCAAACGGCATGGAGCTAGGTCTTGGCTCAAAGCAAGTCGCCAAGGCGCTAGGCCTAGAGTTCGAGGAGCATGGTTTCGTAAGGCCACTCGACCCAGATAGGCTACCGGTACAGTCGACCAGGAAGGGCATATTCCTGGCAGGCGCTATAACTGGGCCCAAGACCATCTCGGACTCCATAACCGAGGGTTACGCTGCTGCAATGAAGGCCTACGAGTACGTGACAAAGGGCGTATGGGAGGAGTCAGACTTCGCCAAGAGAAAGGTAGAGGTGGCACATCATTAG
- a CDS encoding CoB--CoM heterodisulfide reductase iron-sulfur subunit B family protein, whose amino-acid sequence MSEQEQVDKKLQEELQNAFPMADTMDWNEVYQRIIYRYSTPHGLQHVKEELYKLEDKGEIIVHHIKPYNNPVKMQSLNGIPKTIPTNKLWHHKSCGQCGHIPGYPTSVFWMMNKMEIDYLDEPHQTSCTGWNYHASGASNPVALAGVYVRNMWRAYETGYFPLIHCGTSFGHYKEVRNMIILHKEIREKLRPIMRKLDMDIVVPEEVVHYSEWLYTMSKKAAQQKKYDLSNVKVAVHTPCHVYKLVPEDTIYDPEVWQGRRPAAPSGTVQNFGAKLVDYSTWWDCCGFGFRHILTEREFSRSFALFKKVIPAVEEAHADVFVTSDTGCVTTLDKSQWAGKAHGFNYNLPVLADAQFAAIVMGADPYTIAQIHWHATDVEGFLRKIGVPVDDYKEKFIQYLSDLREGKAQPQYLYTPHRKIDFYISVPERVKWYKKDVPK is encoded by the coding sequence ATGAGTGAACAAGAACAAGTAGATAAGAAGTTACAGGAGGAGTTGCAGAATGCCTTCCCGATGGCGGACACAATGGACTGGAACGAAGTGTACCAGAGGATTATCTATAGGTACAGCACTCCCCACGGCCTACAGCACGTAAAAGAGGAGTTGTACAAGCTAGAGGACAAAGGAGAGATCATAGTACACCACATAAAGCCCTACAACAACCCAGTTAAGATGCAGAGCTTGAATGGAATACCCAAGACAATTCCAACTAACAAGTTATGGCACCATAAAAGCTGTGGGCAATGTGGTCACATCCCTGGCTACCCGACCTCCGTGTTCTGGATGATGAATAAGATGGAAATTGACTACTTAGATGAACCACATCAGACCTCCTGTACTGGCTGGAACTATCACGCCTCCGGAGCTTCTAACCCAGTCGCCCTAGCTGGAGTTTACGTAAGGAACATGTGGAGGGCTTACGAGACTGGCTACTTCCCCTTGATCCACTGCGGTACTTCCTTTGGGCACTACAAGGAAGTAAGAAACATGATCATCCTACATAAGGAGATAAGGGAGAAGCTGAGGCCAATTATGAGGAAGCTCGACATGGACATCGTAGTGCCGGAAGAGGTAGTTCACTACTCCGAGTGGTTGTACACAATGAGCAAGAAGGCGGCCCAGCAGAAGAAGTACGACTTGAGCAACGTAAAGGTCGCAGTTCACACCCCATGCCACGTTTACAAGCTAGTCCCAGAGGACACAATTTACGACCCAGAGGTATGGCAAGGTAGGAGGCCTGCAGCCCCGAGCGGTACTGTTCAGAACTTCGGCGCCAAGTTAGTTGACTACTCAACTTGGTGGGACTGCTGTGGTTTCGGCTTTAGGCACATCCTGACAGAGAGGGAGTTCTCCAGGAGCTTTGCCCTGTTCAAGAAGGTCATCCCCGCAGTTGAGGAGGCTCACGCTGACGTGTTCGTCACCTCCGACACCGGATGTGTAACTACCTTGGACAAGAGCCAGTGGGCTGGAAAGGCCCACGGTTTCAACTACAACCTCCCCGTGTTGGCAGACGCCCAGTTTGCCGCAATAGTTATGGGAGCTGACCCATACACCATTGCCCAGATACACTGGCACGCAACTGATGTGGAGGGCTTCCTGAGGAAGATAGGAGTACCAGTAGACGACTACAAGGAGAAGTTCATCCAGTATCTTTCCGACTTGAGAGAAGGCAAGGCTCAGCCACAGTACCTGTACACTCCTCACAGGAAGATTGACTTCTACATCTCGGTTCCAGAGAGAGTCAAGTGGTACAAGAAGGACGTACCAAAGTAA
- a CDS encoding 4Fe-4S dicluster domain-containing protein, whose product MSQSKLLSLPDDPRFLDMSYPEQGALPEEVRNLDTLKPEERELAIKFWQAVKSDFRFNEYLRGCLNCGVCTSGCPAAKFYDFGPREMIQYMMRDEADKIWEFTNKKVWACVQCYTCSMRCPFNNEIAGLIMLLREYAVQFALPSAKEILAPYRRVLYTVMTLGNQVTPDMIQPEAFPDWGPQAVEESKNMDVYRKAIPVDLMQRTDVGWQPSLQTSVEMMTIMIESGVMDSIKKVDPDLYDMIMDIYEDRKAQLEEIKEKWQKGELNEDELPDSWLDL is encoded by the coding sequence ATGTCACAAAGTAAATTATTGTCGTTACCGGACGACCCAAGATTCCTAGACATGTCATATCCGGAGCAAGGGGCTTTACCAGAGGAAGTAAGGAATCTAGACACACTAAAGCCAGAGGAGAGAGAGTTAGCTATAAAATTTTGGCAGGCAGTTAAGTCTGACTTCAGATTTAACGAGTACTTGAGAGGATGCCTAAACTGCGGAGTATGTACTTCCGGTTGTCCCGCGGCAAAGTTCTACGATTTCGGTCCCAGAGAAATGATCCAGTACATGATGAGGGACGAAGCAGACAAGATCTGGGAGTTCACAAATAAGAAGGTTTGGGCTTGTGTTCAGTGCTATACCTGCTCCATGAGGTGTCCATTCAACAACGAGATAGCAGGGCTGATAATGCTCTTAAGGGAGTACGCAGTCCAGTTCGCGCTCCCCTCAGCTAAGGAGATCTTAGCGCCCTACAGGAGGGTCCTCTACACCGTGATGACCCTAGGGAACCAAGTTACCCCAGACATGATCCAGCCAGAGGCGTTCCCAGACTGGGGTCCTCAAGCCGTTGAGGAGTCGAAGAACATGGACGTCTACAGGAAGGCAATCCCGGTTGACCTAATGCAAAGGACTGACGTCGGTTGGCAGCCCTCACTTCAAACCTCAGTAGAGATGATGACTATCATGATAGAGTCCGGAGTAATGGACTCCATAAAGAAGGTCGACCCAGACCTATACGACATGATTATGGACATATATGAGGACAGGAAGGCCCAACTCGAGGAGATCAAGGAGAAGTGGCAGAAGGGCGAGCTAAACGAGGACGAGCTGCCGGACAGCTGGTTGGACTTATAA
- a CDS encoding sulfurtransferase TusA family protein, whose protein sequence is MAQDVKIAKTLDVKGMYCPGPVMETAKAIKQISVGEVLEVLATDPAAKPDIEAWARRTGHQILDIQQQGGVTRILIKRIK, encoded by the coding sequence ATGGCGCAGGATGTGAAGATCGCAAAAACCCTAGATGTAAAGGGGATGTACTGTCCAGGGCCAGTAATGGAGACTGCGAAGGCCATTAAGCAGATAAGCGTTGGTGAAGTGCTTGAGGTCTTAGCTACAGACCCCGCTGCCAAGCCCGACATAGAGGCGTGGGCCAGGAGGACTGGGCACCAGATCCTCGACATACAGCAACAGGGCGGGGTTACAAGGATATTAATTAAGAGAATTAAGTAA
- a CDS encoding DsrE/DsrF/DrsH-like family protein, whose amino-acid sequence MPVGILASGAAAAGYEVNLFFTFWGLNAITKRAMQGMPQIDKNYEQMGPMMMQKMQEMKFPMWHQLVEQAKEVGEVKVYACSTTMEFFGIKKEDLAPFVDEVVGVATFLDRATGGMTLFI is encoded by the coding sequence ATGCCCGTAGGAATTTTGGCTAGTGGTGCAGCAGCCGCAGGGTACGAGGTTAACCTGTTTTTCACCTTCTGGGGCCTAAACGCCATTACGAAGAGGGCAATGCAGGGGATGCCACAGATCGACAAGAACTACGAGCAGATGGGCCCAATGATGATGCAGAAGATGCAGGAGATGAAGTTCCCCATGTGGCATCAGCTAGTTGAGCAGGCGAAGGAGGTAGGAGAGGTCAAGGTCTACGCTTGCTCTACCACAATGGAGTTCTTCGGGATCAAGAAGGAGGACTTAGCCCCGTTCGTCGACGAAGTGGTGGGAGTAGCAACTTTCTTGGACAGGGCAACAGGCGGGATGACGCTGTTCATATGA
- a CDS encoding DsrE family protein: MTQTTAESQGQEEQKKKILIVVTHGPEDLDRTYAPLFMASIAASMEYETSVFFMIKGPLLLSKKWQEEERKKGGNPFIHFFDMARDNGVKMYVCVQSLKDMCHMNESDVVDGIELVGGSTLIDLTLDADRTLFF, translated from the coding sequence ATGACCCAAACAACGGCTGAGTCGCAAGGACAAGAAGAGCAAAAGAAGAAAATATTAATAGTAGTAACGCACGGTCCAGAGGATCTAGACAGAACTTACGCCCCGCTCTTCATGGCGTCCATCGCTGCCTCCATGGAGTACGAGACCTCAGTGTTCTTCATGATAAAGGGACCGCTCCTGCTCTCAAAGAAGTGGCAAGAGGAAGAGAGGAAGAAGGGAGGCAACCCGTTCATACACTTCTTCGACATGGCAAGGGACAACGGAGTTAAGATGTATGTATGTGTACAGAGCCTAAAGGATATGTGCCACATGAACGAGTCTGACGTCGTAGACGGGATAGAGCTAGTGGGAGGGTCAACTCTCATAGACCTAACCTTGGACGCAGACAGAACGCTATTCTTCTGA
- a CDS encoding NAD(P)/FAD-dependent oxidoreductase encodes MRYDAVVIGGGSAGYVVASVLARNGVRTAVVEKKAFGGVCVNSGCIPSIFLSDISFLSSRLQEIGYYKGLNISVSPGEFFKKRDEIVQYLSEAGRKLVEDAGAEVYMGEAIIEDKGKVSVDGKTLEYDKLVLATGSVPLPPKYPGIDRAISEDEAVNLRSVPSSMVVIGGGFAGVEIAQIYARLGAKVSLLTRSRILKEYAEDVRNVIAEALDWDGVEVRENVEVREVKDERVVTNKGVFEGEVVVYATGRSPAFPKGMERLELISSENGICVNRRMETSNPKVYAVGDVVNKRKKVAHTAMLEGIVAGLNALGAMEEVDYLHVPQVIYTDPQVGIVGDFNLAVRTEKFPFSATSRAMVSGFREGYVKLGADEDGKVVYGEVVSNVAEEIVNAISLAIRAGMTVKDLAMTALVHPSLSEAIVNAARSFYNLDVDRFRRMKND; translated from the coding sequence ATGAGGTATGACGCCGTCGTAATAGGCGGAGGGTCTGCGGGGTACGTAGTAGCTAGCGTGCTGGCCAGGAACGGGGTAAGGACAGCGGTAGTGGAGAAGAAGGCGTTTGGCGGGGTCTGCGTAAACTCCGGGTGTATTCCAAGCATTTTTTTGTCGGACATTTCTTTTCTCTCCTCTAGGTTGCAGGAGATAGGGTACTATAAGGGGCTTAACATCTCCGTGTCCCCAGGGGAGTTCTTTAAGAAGAGGGACGAGATAGTCCAGTACTTGTCTGAGGCGGGAAGAAAGCTGGTCGAGGACGCAGGGGCAGAAGTGTACATGGGCGAAGCGATTATTGAGGACAAGGGAAAGGTCTCAGTGGACGGCAAGACCTTAGAGTACGACAAACTTGTCCTGGCGACAGGATCAGTACCGCTCCCCCCCAAGTACCCTGGCATAGACAGGGCAATAAGCGAAGACGAGGCTGTGAACTTGAGGAGCGTGCCCTCCAGCATGGTGGTTATAGGCGGAGGCTTCGCTGGGGTGGAGATAGCCCAGATATACGCAAGGCTGGGGGCAAAGGTGTCCCTCTTAACCAGGAGCAGGATACTAAAGGAGTACGCGGAGGACGTTAGGAACGTGATAGCGGAGGCGTTGGACTGGGACGGAGTGGAGGTGAGAGAGAACGTAGAGGTGAGGGAAGTTAAGGACGAAAGGGTCGTGACAAATAAGGGCGTATTTGAGGGAGAGGTAGTAGTATACGCCACGGGGAGGAGCCCGGCTTTCCCCAAGGGCATGGAGAGATTGGAGCTCATAAGCTCCGAGAACGGGATTTGCGTGAACAGAAGGATGGAGACTTCCAACCCAAAGGTGTACGCTGTTGGGGACGTTGTTAACAAGAGGAAGAAGGTAGCCCACACGGCAATGCTGGAGGGGATAGTTGCAGGTCTAAATGCTTTGGGGGCAATGGAGGAAGTGGATTACCTCCACGTCCCGCAGGTGATCTACACGGACCCGCAGGTGGGGATAGTGGGCGACTTCAACTTGGCCGTCAGGACTGAGAAGTTCCCGTTCTCAGCAACAAGTAGGGCGATGGTGAGCGGGTTCAGAGAAGGGTACGTCAAGCTGGGAGCAGACGAGGACGGAAAGGTGGTCTACGGCGAGGTAGTGTCAAACGTGGCTGAGGAGATAGTGAACGCCATATCGTTGGCCATAAGGGCTGGGATGACGGTGAAGGATCTAGCTATGACCGCCCTTGTCCACCCCTCGCTCTCGGAGGCTATAGTCAATGCAGCAAGAAGCTTCTATAACCTAGACGTGGATAGGTTTAGGAGGATGAAAAATGATTGA
- a CDS encoding thioredoxin family protein yields MSYDPVIRQYLNAINGITIEFCNAEDFVVSLKKEGVTLEAISCEKPTIRVRRGNKVYFTYRGIPQMNELWPFLNALVRVSNNVVHLDEKEKEMAKAIRGNVKLFVTPDCTKCPLAAELLYQLPIINDNVDLEVIDVNDYPDLAKKFRVMSVPKIVLNEKAEIPGSFPPHVLLKMMAKSSS; encoded by the coding sequence ATGAGTTACGACCCGGTAATAAGGCAGTACTTGAACGCAATCAACGGGATAACCATAGAGTTCTGCAACGCAGAGGACTTCGTGGTGTCGCTAAAAAAGGAAGGGGTAACGCTTGAGGCTATCAGCTGTGAGAAGCCCACCATACGTGTAAGGAGGGGCAACAAGGTGTACTTCACTTACAGGGGAATACCGCAGATGAACGAGCTATGGCCCTTCTTAAACGCCTTAGTGAGGGTCTCCAACAACGTAGTACACTTGGACGAGAAGGAAAAGGAAATGGCTAAGGCCATAAGGGGTAACGTTAAGCTTTTCGTGACCCCGGACTGCACCAAGTGTCCTCTGGCAGCTGAACTACTCTACCAGTTACCGATAATTAACGATAACGTGGACCTAGAGGTAATAGACGTCAACGACTACCCAGACCTTGCAAAGAAGTTCAGGGTTATGAGCGTACCAAAGATAGTGCTTAACGAGAAGGCAGAGATCCCGGGTAGTTTCCCGCCTCACGTCCTACTTAAGATGATGGCAAAGTCCTCAAGCTAG
- a CDS encoding DUF1641 domain-containing protein, with protein sequence MSNVEDPLEVLLKPENLQKINKFVQALPTVEKLVDKMEELDKKGQLDLVMNLTDQVLSIVDAVQKADLINSLIAFGMDQLPKVQAVWPLLEKLTSERALNLIQQMDVDAMLSALEKLTPVMQKLTSERALNLIQQMDVEGLLGAMETAMPLLKKLTDEKTVKTLMQMDIDSMIGMMQKLAELQKSGVMDRMMKLMDVMADPQFLDTMLGVMEKMSKAMKMWAADLPNVKPVGAMSLLRLTSDKDTSYALGVMTSLLKATGKAFRE encoded by the coding sequence ATGTCAAACGTGGAAGACCCCCTAGAGGTGCTATTAAAGCCGGAAAACTTGCAGAAAATAAACAAGTTCGTGCAAGCGCTTCCCACTGTGGAAAAGCTAGTTGACAAGATGGAGGAGTTGGACAAAAAGGGACAGCTTGACCTAGTAATGAACCTCACAGACCAAGTACTCTCCATAGTTGACGCAGTGCAGAAGGCGGACTTGATAAACAGCTTGATAGCCTTTGGCATGGACCAGTTGCCGAAAGTACAAGCTGTGTGGCCGTTGTTAGAGAAGCTCACCAGCGAGAGAGCACTGAACTTGATACAGCAGATGGACGTGGACGCAATGCTGAGCGCACTGGAGAAGCTCACACCAGTGATGCAGAAGCTCACCAGCGAGAGAGCACTGAACTTGATACAGCAGATGGACGTGGAGGGACTCCTCGGAGCGATGGAGACGGCGATGCCCTTGCTGAAGAAGCTCACCGACGAGAAGACCGTGAAGACGTTAATGCAGATGGACATAGACTCTATGATAGGAATGATGCAGAAGTTAGCTGAGTTGCAGAAGTCCGGCGTCATGGACAGGATGATGAAGCTGATGGACGTGATGGCGGATCCACAGTTCCTGGACACCATGCTGGGCGTTATGGAGAAGATGAGCAAGGCCATGAAGATGTGGGCAGCCGACTTACCAAACGTCAAGCCGGTTGGAGCCATGAGCCTGCTGAGATTGACTTCAGACAAGGATACCTCGTACGCCCTTGGCGTGATGACGTCACTGCTTAAGGCTACTGGGAAGGCCTTCAGAGAGTAA
- a CDS encoding histone deacetylase family protein: protein MEVAVIWDDRFGEISFSHPMIRDVAKARIRKFYELVKCEDYVIFVRPESAPRDALTMVHTKEYLEKLERASQEPHIGFLDSGDTIHYPGMMEDILLVVGASLTAVKLSKFFDRIYIPLGGFHHAFPDRAMGFCPVNDIAIAVKLLEEKGRVAIIDVDAHHGNGLQYLFYDRSVLKVNVFAYDGKFFPGTGHYSERGVEEGKGLNFNVTLPLGSGDDAFQEALKVLDVVYDFKPDYLVVLAGVDGHKDDGLKSLNLTSNSYNLLGYKVSRLAKEVGAKVVSYGGGGYGEYSAYCMLEFVRGLKGIRERTEPETEDKEKREYVRGIVSYLLSEGLPSSLKQ from the coding sequence ATGGAAGTTGCCGTAATATGGGACGATAGGTTTGGCGAGATCTCCTTTTCGCACCCCATGATAAGGGATGTGGCGAAGGCGAGGATAAGGAAGTTCTACGAACTCGTAAAGTGCGAGGACTACGTGATCTTCGTGAGGCCAGAGTCAGCACCAAGGGACGCGTTGACCATGGTCCACACTAAGGAATACTTGGAAAAGCTGGAGAGGGCGAGCCAAGAGCCTCACATAGGCTTCCTCGACTCCGGGGACACTATCCACTATCCTGGGATGATGGAGGACATCCTACTGGTAGTGGGGGCCTCTCTGACTGCGGTCAAGCTCTCCAAGTTCTTCGACAGGATTTACATACCTCTTGGGGGCTTCCACCACGCCTTCCCTGACAGGGCCATGGGCTTCTGCCCAGTAAACGACATAGCTATTGCAGTAAAGCTACTAGAGGAAAAGGGAAGGGTTGCCATCATCGACGTGGACGCCCACCACGGCAACGGCCTACAGTACTTGTTTTACGACAGATCGGTGTTAAAGGTAAACGTGTTCGCCTACGACGGGAAGTTCTTCCCGGGGACTGGGCACTACAGCGAGAGGGGTGTTGAGGAGGGAAAGGGGCTAAACTTCAACGTCACACTCCCCCTGGGCTCTGGGGACGACGCGTTCCAGGAGGCCCTAAAGGTCCTCGACGTAGTTTACGACTTTAAGCCCGACTACCTCGTGGTTTTGGCTGGAGTAGATGGCCACAAGGACGACGGCCTCAAGTCGCTTAACTTGACCTCCAACTCCTACAACCTGCTTGGTTACAAGGTAAGCAGGTTGGCAAAGGAGGTTGGGGCAAAGGTCGTCTCCTACGGTGGAGGAGGTTACGGGGAGTACTCCGCCTACTGCATGTTGGAGTTCGTCAGGGGGCTTAAGGGAATAAGGGAAAGGACAGAACCAGAGACTGAGGACAAGGAAAAAAGAGAATACGTTAGGGGTATTGTCTCGTACTTACTCTCTGAAGGCCTTCCCAGTAGCCTTAAGCAGTGA
- a CDS encoding CoA-binding protein: MSENKILQVLKFKNIATVGFSKDPTKPSHQVPKFLIEHGYNVIPVNPTVDEILGRKSYPSIMQVPDQIDVVQVFRPSSEVPKIVQEVIERKKQRGDVKAIWLQEGIRNDEAAKLAEENGLIVIQDRCMYKEYVKKIMGKTPEPLTNKK; the protein is encoded by the coding sequence ATGAGCGAAAACAAGATCCTCCAAGTGTTAAAGTTCAAGAACATCGCCACAGTCGGGTTCTCAAAGGACCCGACGAAACCCTCTCATCAAGTGCCCAAGTTCCTAATAGAGCACGGCTACAACGTAATCCCCGTGAACCCCACGGTGGACGAGATCTTGGGCAGGAAGTCCTATCCCTCCATCATGCAAGTCCCAGATCAAATAGACGTGGTACAAGTATTTAGGCCATCCTCCGAGGTCCCCAAGATAGTCCAAGAGGTAATAGAGAGGAAGAAGCAGAGAGGTGACGTAAAGGCAATCTGGCTCCAGGAAGGCATAAGGAACGACGAGGCAGCTAAGCTTGCGGAGGAGAACGGACTAATAGTTATACAAGATAGGTGCATGTACAAGGAGTACGTTAAGAAGATAATGGGGAAGACGCCGGAGCCACTGACTAATAAAAAGTAA